Genomic DNA from Hyalangium minutum:
TCAGTGCATTGGGAGCGGATTGGCCGCGTAAGGGCATGCCGTATTGCTCCTCGGTGACCTTCTCCAGCCAGTCGGCGCTCTTGCCATCGAGCTGTTCCACGATGGCGATATGCGCCATCGACGTCTTCGGCGCCGCTCCATGCCAGTGCTTTACGTTCGGCGGAATGCGGACGACATCCCCCTGCCGGATCTCATCGACCGGTCCGCCCCACTGCTGCACGCGCCCAGTTCCGGCTGTGACGATGAGGGTCTGGCCGAGCGGGTGGCTGTGCCATGCGGTTCTCGCGCCCGCCTCGAACGTGACGAGCGCGCCCGTCGCCCGCGCCGGACCGCTGGCCTCAAACAACGGGTCGACGCGGACGGAGCCGGTGAAGTTTTCGGCCGGCCCCTGCCGCGACGGCTGCGTGCCGCGCCGAGCGATGGTGATGGTTTGAGCGGATGCGGAAGCAGCGAAAAGCAGAGAGAGGACGGCCGCAGCGAGCACGTTCATGGGAGCTCCTCCTGGAGGTTCAATCCAGCCCCTTCTGCGTGAGAAACTGCGACAGAAGGTCAGCGATCTGGACATTGTTGAGATCCGACATGGGGAAGTGCGTATTGCCGCGAATCCCGATCTCGGGCAGGTGCACGACGGTCACGTCACCGCCGTGGCGGTTCACCGCATCGCGGAACTGCCTGGCCATGGCGAGCGTGACGCGCCACTGGTCCTGGCCCGGATTCGTGGTGGGATTCTCGGCAATGGAGTCGCCGTAGTACATGACGATCGGCATCTTCGTGAGCTGGAGGAAGTCCGACAGCGGCACCTCGACGCCTCTTGCCGTGCCTCCGGCGTACGTCATCGGCTCAGGTGCTTCGCCCTGCGGGAAGACGAAGCCAGCACCCGGTTCGTAGGAAACGATGGCTCGCACATTTCTGTTCTTGATCGCCGTGCGCCAGCCGAGTCCACCGCTCTGTGAGTGCGTGACGAGAATGCCGGAGCCGATTCGGTCGAAGAGTGCGGAAACCCCGTTGGTATTGACCTCCGCGTCGTAGGGGCCCGTGTTGGGCACCATCTGCCGGAAGAACTGGTTGAGTGCCTCTGGATCGCTCGAGAACTGCACGCCTGGGTAGAAGTCCGGCCACAGGCCCAAGCGGAAGATGCCAAACCAGAGCTGTTCGTCAGGAGCCGCCGTCATCGTCACGGGCTGAGTGCTGCGTGCTGCGCGGCCGCGTCGGGGTTGATCGATCAAATACACCGGGAAGCGACGGCGCAGGAAAATGTTCTGGAAGCCCTCTCGGCCGTCCGGCGTGCTCTCCCACGTCTTCGCGGACTGGCCATGGCCGTGCCAGAACACGAGCGGG
This window encodes:
- a CDS encoding cupin domain-containing carboxymuconolactone decarboxylase family protein produces the protein MNVLAAAVLSLLFAASASAQTITIARRGTQPSRQGPAENFTGSVRVDPLFEASGPARATGALVTFEAGARTAWHSHPLGQTLIVTAGTGRVQQWGGPVDEIRQGDVVRIPPNVKHWHGAAPKTSMAHIAIVEQLDGKSADWLEKVTEEQYGMPLRGQSAPNALTQTAQPTRAQKLIGEFSPKLVELTDEVLFGDVWTRPQLSPRDRSLVTVSALIAMNRPEQLRSHLALARDNGVTQEELVETITHLAFYAGWPSAITAVTVAKEVFEKK
- a CDS encoding alpha/beta hydrolase, which codes for MKHLTAFALITVALSAAACATTAGNNEPGPLLIQEQGSFAVGGTVITAPGTFDPIKQGSYNPAGPDSAGQTLHGDHVYVSYETPANARKLPLVFWHGHGQSAKTWESTPDGREGFQNIFLRRRFPVYLIDQPRRGRAARSTQPVTMTAAPDEQLWFGIFRLGLWPDFYPGVQFSSDPEALNQFFRQMVPNTGPYDAEVNTNGVSALFDRIGSGILVTHSQSGGLGWRTAIKNRNVRAIVSYEPGAGFVFPQGEAPEPMTYAGGTARGVEVPLSDFLQLTKMPIVMYYGDSIAENPTTNPGQDQWRVTLAMARQFRDAVNRHGGDVTVVHLPEIGIRGNTHFPMSDLNNVQIADLLSQFLTQKGLD